Proteins encoded in a region of the Chryseobacterium piperi genome:
- a CDS encoding helix-turn-helix domain-containing protein, with amino-acid sequence MHNFVLGPIDPKTLIDSIAEKVTINLLNAVRNEQQPSQQQKQILTIKQASELLNLSVPTLYRKISKGELLVAKRSKCLYFSRTELIEYLKAGNNPKHKGQGKDKGFENQLKTIFQYLQHHIATASMIAEATGVPQKNICRYKRELEKAGRLWEVEKRKCKATGFKAWYLTTNFDYSPKSNQLSLF; translated from the coding sequence ATGCACAATTTTGTATTAGGCCCTATTGATCCGAAAACACTTATAGATAGTATTGCGGAAAAAGTTACTATAAACCTTCTAAACGCAGTAAGGAACGAACAGCAACCCAGCCAACAACAGAAACAAATTCTAACTATTAAGCAAGCAAGCGAACTTTTGAATTTATCTGTACCAACATTATACAGAAAAATATCAAAAGGGGAACTTCTTGTTGCGAAGCGAAGTAAATGCTTGTATTTTTCCCGAACCGAGCTAATTGAGTATTTGAAGGCTGGTAATAATCCGAAGCATAAAGGACAAGGTAAAGATAAAGGTTTTGAAAACCAATTGAAAACCATATTTCAATATTTACAACATCATATTGCAACGGCTTCAATGATTGCAGAAGCAACAGGCGTTCCCCAAAAAAATATTTGTAGATATAAAAGAGAGTTAGAAAAAGCTGGAAGGCTGTGGGAAGTTGAAAAAAGGAAATGCAAAGCAACAGGCTTTAAAGCTTGGTATCTTACAACAAACTTTGATTATTCGCCAAAGTCTAATCAATTAAGTTTGTTCTAA
- a CDS encoding LLM class flavin-dependent oxidoreductase: protein MKNVKLSVLDEALILQGFSIKDSFERSVTDALYIEELGYERVWFAEHHNMAYIASSATSLLIGHIAGKTNRIRVGAGGIMLPNHAPLLVAEQFGTLDTLYPNRIDLGVGRAPGADQITTMALRRNNPNTAAYFKEDIISIQKYFRNTDPSATPRAFPGEGANVPFYILGASINSAMLAAELGLPYVFAAHFAPGMLREAAQVYKKAFKPSVYAQTPYLIVCVNVIAAESNQEAFYLSSSLFNLFAGVVINEPYLLSPPTDQLIYDGKPQIEAAVKQMTAGTFIGDQETIAREISSFVELHQIDEIMMTNYIFDHAKKLKAFKISIDAVAHLP, encoded by the coding sequence ATGAAAAACGTTAAACTATCAGTTTTGGATGAGGCTCTTATCCTGCAAGGTTTTAGTATAAAAGATTCTTTTGAAAGATCTGTTACCGATGCTCTATATATTGAAGAATTAGGCTACGAACGTGTCTGGTTTGCCGAACATCACAATATGGCCTATATCGCCAGCTCTGCAACTTCATTGCTTATCGGACACATTGCCGGTAAAACCAATCGTATCCGTGTAGGTGCAGGCGGCATCATGTTGCCCAATCATGCACCACTCCTGGTCGCCGAACAGTTCGGCACATTAGATACTTTGTATCCTAACCGGATTGATTTGGGAGTTGGCCGGGCACCAGGTGCAGACCAGATTACTACCATGGCTCTTCGCCGGAATAATCCAAATACCGCCGCCTATTTCAAAGAAGATATCATCTCCATACAAAAGTATTTCAGGAATACGGATCCATCCGCAACACCTCGAGCCTTTCCCGGAGAAGGAGCCAATGTTCCTTTTTATATATTAGGAGCAAGTATTAACTCAGCCATGCTAGCAGCTGAACTAGGCCTACCCTATGTCTTCGCAGCTCACTTTGCACCAGGGATGTTAAGAGAAGCAGCCCAAGTATACAAAAAAGCATTTAAACCTTCTGTATATGCCCAAACTCCTTATCTGATCGTCTGCGTCAATGTCATTGCTGCTGAAAGTAACCAGGAAGCTTTTTACCTTTCCTCCAGTTTATTTAATTTATTTGCAGGTGTAGTCATCAACGAACCTTATCTGCTATCACCACCTACTGATCAATTAATCTATGATGGAAAACCACAAATCGAGGCCGCTGTAAAACAAATGACAGCAGGAACATTTATAGGTGACCAGGAAACAATTGCACGAGAAATCTCTTCATTTGTCGAACTTCATCAAATCGATGAGATTATGATGACCAATTATATTTTTGATCATGCTAAAAAACTTAAGGCCTTTAAAATCAGTATTGATGCCGTGGCCCATCTGCCATAA
- a CDS encoding AraC family transcriptional regulator → MYFGRFIMVRENIYQSVEVYYKTSEGCTDDETQFNFFEIFYVLSGSGVHVINGNRVPYSKKELFLLTPNDRHSFEVEEFSEFLIIRFGHNYVSEFQWKSIDHMECVLFHSSHLSESILRNTDDKEGVDSLMQYLLQILQQDNMYKEDLIRHLVNAIIVITARNLSYIRPKNMLENVDEKILEIIDHIQVHIHQPEQLKLEVIAGKFNLSKTYASAYFRKQSGESIQQYISAYRIRLIEHRLRFSDKRITEIAEEFGFTDESHINKFFKRHTGVRLKSYRTLSKA, encoded by the coding sequence ATGTATTTCGGTAGGTTTATTATGGTAAGAGAAAATATATATCAGTCGGTTGAGGTTTATTATAAAACATCAGAAGGATGTACAGATGATGAGACACAATTCAATTTTTTTGAAATTTTTTATGTGCTTTCGGGCAGCGGCGTACATGTTATAAACGGTAACAGAGTTCCTTATAGTAAAAAAGAACTGTTCCTTTTGACACCCAATGATCGGCATAGTTTTGAAGTAGAGGAATTCAGCGAGTTTCTAATCATTCGTTTCGGGCATAATTATGTATCTGAATTTCAATGGAAAAGTATTGATCATATGGAATGTGTACTTTTTCACTCTTCTCATTTATCCGAATCGATTTTGAGAAATACCGATGATAAAGAAGGGGTTGACTCACTGATGCAATATTTGTTACAAATCTTACAACAGGATAATATGTACAAAGAAGATTTAATCAGACATTTGGTCAATGCAATTATCGTAATAACAGCACGGAATTTATCGTATATCAGACCAAAAAATATGCTTGAGAATGTAGATGAAAAGATACTGGAGATTATTGACCATATTCAGGTTCACATTCACCAGCCTGAACAGTTGAAACTTGAAGTTATTGCTGGTAAGTTCAACTTGTCAAAAACATATGCCAGCGCTTATTTCCGTAAACAATCTGGTGAATCCATACAACAGTACATCTCTGCCTACCGGATCAGACTGATTGAGCATAGACTCCGCTTCAGTGATAAAAGAATTACAGAAATTGCTGAAGAGTTTGGTTTTACCGACGAAAGTCATATCAATAAATTTTTCAAACGTCACACAGGTGTCAGATTAAAATCTTATCGGACACTTAGCAAAGCATAA
- a CDS encoding CPBP family intramembrane glutamic endopeptidase: protein MERKEAVKTSILVSIVITSLLTQLISITGALIISAFYALVYLYRSLENNKKYARYLYHSLAFVIFIISIVLFQHILPGFNNVLIFDKIQVSKDAVPFTMYFNIDKTLTGLILLLLVVPMNTHLKSALKKSWHLILAAILLLMGLSLLFNFVKFDFKFYSYFFIWALNNLLIVTMAEEVLFRGFFQRHLSLLPIKHREVIAVFIAALAFGALHWQGGIEYVLYAVIAGAMYGLIYQKSKNIFLNILSHFLLNLIHIIFFTYPFLK from the coding sequence ATGGAAAGAAAAGAAGCTGTCAAAACAAGCATATTGGTTTCTATTGTAATAACGAGTCTTTTAACTCAGCTTATTTCAATTACCGGAGCACTCATTATATCAGCCTTTTATGCTTTGGTATATTTGTATCGCAGTCTTGAAAACAATAAAAAATATGCCCGCTATTTATATCATAGTTTAGCCTTTGTTATTTTTATTATTTCCATTGTCCTTTTTCAACATATCCTACCGGGATTTAATAACGTTCTTATTTTTGATAAAATACAAGTTTCAAAAGATGCAGTTCCTTTTACTATGTATTTTAATATAGATAAAACATTAACAGGACTTATTTTGCTTTTATTGGTAGTTCCAATGAATACCCACCTAAAATCAGCATTGAAAAAGTCCTGGCATCTTATACTAGCAGCCATCTTATTACTGATGGGGCTTTCCTTACTATTTAATTTCGTGAAATTTGATTTTAAATTTTACAGTTATTTCTTTATTTGGGCACTTAATAACCTACTCATAGTGACCATGGCAGAGGAAGTACTGTTTAGAGGTTTCTTTCAGAGGCATTTATCATTATTACCCATAAAACACAGGGAAGTCATTGCTGTTTTTATTGCTGCTCTAGCTTTTGGAGCCCTTCACTGGCAAGGAGGAATAGAATATGTATTATATGCAGTAATTGCAGGGGCGATGTATGGGCTTATCTATCAAAAATCTAAAAATATTTTCCTGAATATTTTAAGTCACTTTTTATTAAACCTAATTCATATTATATTTTTTACTTATCCTTTTTTAAAGTAA
- a CDS encoding cupin domain-containing protein, giving the protein MADTVILPEGAEFDHVIQEVSKYIHLYVMPFGKDERTITRIDRRENMYGGSGTVYMIHMFDQKELANNRLAAYMVLLNKGDESGFHTHNERNEEELYVVIHGTGEYRERTGAQGPERKKILQKGDITAINSIGYHSIENTGDEPLIMFVITTNNP; this is encoded by the coding sequence ATGGCTGACACCGTTATATTACCTGAAGGCGCTGAATTTGATCACGTTATACAAGAGGTTTCAAAATATATTCACCTGTATGTAATGCCATTTGGCAAGGACGAACGAACCATTACACGAATAGATAGACGTGAAAACATGTACGGTGGAAGCGGAACCGTATATATGATACATATGTTTGATCAAAAAGAATTAGCCAATAACCGTCTGGCTGCTTATATGGTTCTATTGAATAAAGGAGATGAATCCGGATTTCATACCCATAATGAACGAAACGAAGAAGAATTGTATGTCGTTATCCATGGAACCGGAGAATATCGTGAAAGAACCGGAGCACAGGGACCTGAACGTAAAAAAATTCTTCAAAAAGGAGATATCACAGCCATAAACTCTATAGGTTATCACTCTATAGAAAACACAGGAGATGAACCTTTGATCATGTTTGTGATTACGACTAATAATCCATAG
- a CDS encoding DUF1826 domain-containing protein, with the protein MSDIFCDNHQIEVVSTFSELVNFHFQGGINALCWHRKLAGDFKEIVDQLQLKENITEISIEDLLALQVSEKGNMARETILGDLQLLTDFGALPSLNLLKRYNRDDELDFISTDVYSYHVDRSPIGTDTFLCTYYGAASDIIPNNQVEQKILIPEIREKLKELHNGPESEFEDFLKEYFFDLHYHPKPDAKPVNLGLGHLWRLAVDHPTQQVLPCVHRAPIEKDGEYRLLLIC; encoded by the coding sequence ATGAGCGATATATTTTGTGACAACCATCAAATTGAAGTGGTTTCTACTTTTTCTGAACTTGTCAATTTCCATTTTCAAGGTGGTATAAATGCATTGTGCTGGCATAGAAAGTTAGCCGGTGATTTTAAAGAAATTGTAGATCAACTTCAACTGAAAGAGAATATTACGGAAATTTCCATTGAAGACCTATTAGCTCTGCAAGTATCAGAAAAAGGTAATATGGCAAGGGAAACGATCTTAGGTGACTTACAATTACTGACAGATTTCGGAGCATTACCTTCACTCAATTTACTTAAAAGGTATAATCGCGATGATGAGCTCGATTTCATTTCAACAGATGTATATTCCTACCATGTCGATCGCTCACCCATTGGAACGGATACTTTTTTATGCACCTATTACGGGGCTGCCAGTGATATTATACCCAATAATCAGGTGGAACAAAAAATTCTGATTCCGGAAATCCGGGAAAAACTGAAAGAATTACATAACGGTCCCGAGTCTGAGTTTGAGGACTTCCTGAAAGAGTATTTTTTCGATCTTCATTATCACCCTAAGCCCGATGCAAAACCTGTCAATTTAGGATTAGGACATCTTTGGCGTCTGGCGGTAGATCATCCGACACAGCAAGTCTTACCTTGTGTGCATAGGGCTCCGATTGAAAAGGATGGTGAATACCGTCTGCTTTTGATTTGCTAA